In the genome of Arthrobacter sp. PAMC25284, the window AAGGTGGGCTGTCACTGTGACCGAAAATAACGAAAAGGACATTCAGGTGACTGAAGCTGTAGCTGCTCCGGCAACTGAGACCGCTGCGCCTGCTGCTGCCGCTGACGGCGCCCGTGGTGGCGCTCGTCGTGGCGAGCGTGGCGACCGCGGCCAGGGCCAGGGTCGTGGTGACCGTGGTGGCCGTGGTGGCCGCGACGGCGGCCGCGAAGCCGAAAAGAGCCAGTTCGTAGAGCGCGTTGTAACCATCAACCGTGTTTCCAAGGTCGTCAAGGGTGGTCGTCGCTTCAGCTTCACCGCACTCGTCGTCGTTGGTGACGGTAACGGTATGGTCGGCGTCGGCTACGGCAAGGCCAAGGAAGTTCCCGCCGCTATCGCGAAGGGCGTTGAAGAGGCCAAGAAGTCCTTCTTCCGCGTTCCCCGCATCGGCAGCACCATCCCGCACCGCGTCCAGGGTGAGGCCGCCGCAGGCGTCGTTATGCTGCGCCCGGCTTCCGCGGGTACCGGTGTTATCGCCGGCGGTCCGGTCCGTGCAGTATTGGAGTGCGTGGGCATCCACGACATCCTCTCCAAGTCGCTCGGTTCCTCGAACGCCATCAACATCGTGCACGCGACCGTTGATGCGCTCAAGCGCCTCGAAGAGCCGGCAGCAGTGGCAGCACGCCGCGGCCTGCCCCTCGACGAGATCGCTCCTCCGGCAATGGTCAAGGCGCTTCTGAACCAGAAGGCAGGTGTCTGAGCAATGGCAAAGAACGTGCTTGTCTCCGATGCACAGTTGGAGATCACTCAGATTAAGTCCGCCATTGGCGGCAAGCAGAACCAGCGCGACACCCTTCGGTCCCTCGGCCTGAAGCGGATCGGACACACCGTTGTCCGCACCGCCGACGCCGTGACCGTCGGAATGGTCAACACGGTTCCGCACCTGATTAAGGTAGAGGAGGCGAAGTAAATGGCCGAGAACAAAACTGCCGAGAAGGCACAGGGCGCCGCTGAGAAGCAGAACGCACTGAAGGTTCACCACCTGCGTCCCGCCCCCGGTGCCAAAACCGCCAAGACCCGTGTTGGTCGTGGCGAAGGCTCCAAGGGTAAGACCGCCGGTCGCGGTACCAAGGGTACGAAGGCCCGTTACCAGATCAAGGCTGGCTTTGCCGGCGGCCAGCTGCCGCTGCACATGCGCCTGCCGAAGCTGCGCGGCTTCAAGAACCCGTTCCGGGTTGAGTTCCAGGTCGTAAACCTGGACAAGCTCAACGAGCTGTTCCCGGAAGGTGGCTCAGTCACCGTGGAGAACCTGGTCGAAAAGGGTGCCGTTCGCAAGAACCAGCCCGTCAAGGTGCTTGGCACCGGCGACATCACCGTCAAGGTTGACGTCACCGTCCACGCATTCTCGGCCAGCGCCGCAGAAAAGATTGCTGCAGCAGGCGGAACCACCACCGCCCTCTAAGGGCGGCGGTGTATCAGCCCGTTGTTGAACTCCCGGTACCGCAGGCTACAGGCCTGTGGTGCCGGGAGTTTTTCGATTTTTTGGGGACCGCCGATTGTTCGCAGGGCGCATCCACCCGTTAGACTCGAACGTTGGGTTCTATTGACCTGTCTCACAAGACTTTACTTATTACTCAGGAGGACGCTTGCTTAGCGCATTTGGCCGGGCCTTTCGCACGCCTGATCTGCGACGCAAGTTGTTGTTCACGCTGGGAATCATCACAATCTTCCGCTTGGGTGCCTTCATCCCCTCGCCTGGTGTGAACTACCAGAATGTCCAGCAATGCTTGCAGAACGGTCAGACCACGGGCGGGATCTACCAGCTCGTCAACCTGTTCAGCGGCGGTGCATTGCTGCAGGTATCAATCTTCGCCCTCGGCATCATGCCGTACATTACGGCGAGCATCATTGTGCAGCTACTCCGGGTGGTCATTCCCCGGTTCCAGCAGCTGCATGAAGAAGGCGCGTCGGGCCAGTCGCAACTGACCCAGTACACCCGCTACCTCACCATCGCCCTGGGGCCTGCTGAATGCCACGACACTGGTGTCGCTCGCGCGGTCCGGTCAGCTGCTGCCGAACTGCCAGCTGCCGATCATCCCGGATTCCTCGATCATCACCACGGTCCTGCTCATCATCACGCTGACGGCCGGTACCGGCCTGATCATGTGGATGGGTGAACTCGTCACCGAAAAGGGTGTCGGCAACGGCATGTCGCTGCTGATCTTCACCTCTATCGCCGCCGGCTTCCCCGGTGCACTCGGAGCGATCTGGACCGCACAGGGTCCCGGAACGTTCTTTATGGTTCTTGTCATCGGCCTGCTGACGGTCGCGCTCGTGGTCTTCGTGGAGCAGTCGCAGCGCAGGATCCCGGTGCAGTACGCCAAGCGCATGATCGGGCGGCGCACCGTGGGTGGCACCAGCACCTACATCCCCATTAAGGTCAACATGGCCGGCGTCATCCCGGTCATCTTTGCCTCGTCGATGCTGTACCTGCCGGGCCTGATCTCACAGTTCAACCAGCCCCAGGCCGGCGAGCCGATTGCCTTCTGGGTGGAGTGGATCAACAACAACCTGGTCCGCGGCGACCAGCCGATCTACATGGTGCTGTATTTCGCCATGATTGTGTTTTTCACCTACTTCTATGTTGGGATTACTTTCAACCCTGAAGAGGTCTCGGACAACATGAAGAAGTACGGCGGCTTCATTCCGGGCATCCGTGCCGGCAAGCCGACAGCGGATTATCTTCAGTACGTACTTTCCCGGATCACCCTGCCCGGCGCCCTCTACCTGGGCTTCGTGGCTCTGATCCCGCTGATTGCGCTGGTTCTGATCAACGCCAACCAGAACTTCCCGTTCGGCGGCACCTCGATCCTGATCATGGTGGGCGTCGGTCTGGAGACCGTGAAGCAGATCGATGCGCAGCTGCAGCAACGTCACTACGAAGGGCTTTTGCGATGACGAGAATGTTGATTATTGGACCCCCCGGTTCCGGCAAGGGAACGCAGGCGGAACGCATTTCAGAGCGCCTCGGCGTCGTTGCGATCTCCACCGGCGACATCTTCCGTGCCAACGTCAAAGGCGAAACGCCGCTGGGCGTAGAAGCGAAGAAGTACATGGACGCCGGTGATTTTGTACCGGACAGCGTGACCAACAAGATGGTCCGTGACCGGCTCGGTGAGGACGACGTCGACGGCGGCTTCCTCCTGGACGGCTACCCGCGCACCACCGCGCAGGTCGACTACCTCGACGGGATCCTTGCCACGGGCGAGCAGAAGCTCGACGTCGTCCTGCAGCTGACGGCCGACGACGAGGAACTCGTCACCCGGCTGCTGGGCCGCGCGAAGGAAACCGGCCGCAGCGATGACAATGAAGCCGTCATCCGGCACCGGCTTGACCTCTATCACGGCCAGACCGAGGCCGTCGTGGCGAAGTACGCCGAGCGCGGCATCCTGACCCAGGTCGACGGAATCGGCGGCATCGACGAGGTCACAGACCGCGTGATGCAGGCCATCAAAGCGGCCCAGTCGGCCTGACCCGCCACCTGACATCGAGAGGCTCCTCCCGGACCACCGGGAGGAGCCTCCGGCATTTTTGCTCCACTCCGCCCCAGGCGGACACCGGCACCACTGAAAGGAACGCTGCAGATGGCATTCGGCCAGCCCCGCATCGAATACAAGTCCAACTCCCAGATGCGCACCATGGTCCAGGCTGGCCTCGTCCTCAGCCGCGCCCTGGATGCTGCGGTGGCCGCAGCCATTCCCGGCAAAACCACGCGGGACCTTGATGGTGTCTTCGCCGCAGTCCTCAAGGAGGCCGGCGCCACCTCCAATTTCCTGGGCTACCACGGCTTCCCCGCTACCATCTGCACATCGGTCAATGAGGAAGTCGTCCACGGCATCCCCGGCGACCGTGTCCTCCAGGACGGTGACATTCTCTCCATCGACGGCGGGGCGATTGTGGAAGGGTGGCACTCCGACTCGGCCCGGACCGTAATCGTGGGGACGGCCGATCCGGAAGACCAGCGGCTGTCCGACGTCACCGAAGCCGCCATGTGGCGCGGCATCGCGGCCCTGGCCACCGGAAAGTTCGTTGGGGACATCGGAAACGCCATTGACGACTACGTCTCCGCCGTACCGGGGAAGCCGCTCGGCATCCTGGAAGACTACGTCGGCCACGGCATCGGCTCCGAAATGCACATGGCCCCGGATGTCCTGAACTTCCGCACAACCCACCGAGGGCCCAAGATCCGGCCGGGACTGTGCCTCGCGATCGAGCCCATGCTGGTGCGCGGGAGCATCGACACAGCCGTCCTCGCGGACGACTGGACCGTTGTCACCACCGACGGCAAGCGTTCGTGCCAGTGGGAACACTCCGTGGCCGTGCATGAGAAGGGTATCTGGGTTCTCTCGGCGCCCGACGGGGGAGCCTCGAAACTCGCGCCGCTTGGCGTCGTGCCCGTCCCGGTTCCCTAGCGACACACGCAACCGCCTGCGACACCCAATATCCCTGGCGCTACCGGAATACCGGCAGCGCCAGGGATTTTGCGTAGCGCCAGAAAACCTGCGCGTCGGGCAGGACGGCGGGGCAGAATGGGAGCCATGGGAATGATCACCGATGTAGCCGGAATCCGGGTGGGGCACGTCCACAGGAGCGGTGCCGGCTGGCTCAGCGGGGTCACGGTGGTGCTGCCGCCGCCAGGCACCGTCGGATCCGTCGACGTCCGCGGCGGCGGCCCGGGCACGCACGAAACGGATGCGCTGGAGCCCACAACCCTCACCTCCGCGGTGGACGCAGTCGTGCTCACGGGGGGATCCGCGTTCGGCCTCGTCGCGGCACACGGCGCCCAGCGGTGGTGTGAGGAGAATGGCCGGGGCTTTGCCGTTCCCGGAGGAGTGGTCCCGATCGTCCCGGCG includes:
- a CDS encoding adenylate kinase produces the protein MLIIGPPGSGKGTQAERISERLGVVAISTGDIFRANVKGETPLGVEAKKYMDAGDFVPDSVTNKMVRDRLGEDDVDGGFLLDGYPRTTAQVDYLDGILATGEQKLDVVLQLTADDEELVTRLLGRAKETGRSDDNEAVIRHRLDLYHGQTEAVVAKYAERGILTQVDGIGGIDEVTDRVMQAIKAAQSA
- the rplO gene encoding 50S ribosomal protein L15; its protein translation is MAENKTAEKAQGAAEKQNALKVHHLRPAPGAKTAKTRVGRGEGSKGKTAGRGTKGTKARYQIKAGFAGGQLPLHMRLPKLRGFKNPFRVEFQVVNLDKLNELFPEGGSVTVENLVEKGAVRKNQPVKVLGTGDITVKVDVTVHAFSASAAEKIAAAGGTTTAL
- the rpsE gene encoding 30S ribosomal protein S5; translation: MTEAVAAPATETAAPAAAADGARGGARRGERGDRGQGQGRGDRGGRGGRDGGREAEKSQFVERVVTINRVSKVVKGGRRFSFTALVVVGDGNGMVGVGYGKAKEVPAAIAKGVEEAKKSFFRVPRIGSTIPHRVQGEAAAGVVMLRPASAGTGVIAGGPVRAVLECVGIHDILSKSLGSSNAINIVHATVDALKRLEEPAAVAARRGLPLDEIAPPAMVKALLNQKAGV
- the map gene encoding type I methionyl aminopeptidase — protein: MAFGQPRIEYKSNSQMRTMVQAGLVLSRALDAAVAAAIPGKTTRDLDGVFAAVLKEAGATSNFLGYHGFPATICTSVNEEVVHGIPGDRVLQDGDILSIDGGAIVEGWHSDSARTVIVGTADPEDQRLSDVTEAAMWRGIAALATGKFVGDIGNAIDDYVSAVPGKPLGILEDYVGHGIGSEMHMAPDVLNFRTTHRGPKIRPGLCLAIEPMLVRGSIDTAVLADDWTVVTTDGKRSCQWEHSVAVHEKGIWVLSAPDGGASKLAPLGVVPVPVP
- the rpmD gene encoding 50S ribosomal protein L30; translated protein: MAKNVLVSDAQLEITQIKSAIGGKQNQRDTLRSLGLKRIGHTVVRTADAVTVGMVNTVPHLIKVEEAK